In the Mytilus galloprovincialis chromosome 10, xbMytGall1.hap1.1, whole genome shotgun sequence genome, one interval contains:
- the LOC143048791 gene encoding uncharacterized protein LOC143048791: MCSSVCKALKDKVADHLEDGQFSGNHETDRAQFSSVLPHNKLPERVFGQLDWLLRHRPNASKIANEAHIMYNMNRTDNWLQQKDDEKVEELISWSKKNLKSMKETEKLRIQDLDSKLRQISIDKENRTKALAAKSKERKESLTQEIVKLGFWDKKGVVNAKLKKLKTQTAKRNALKTQINFRNYVLEQKADIKYFRVTKYQRQTVTINQLKTNLLTLISMTTNNCESRENRSEE, translated from the exons ATGTGCTCATCTGTTTGTAAGGCTTTGAAAGATAAGGTTGCTGACCATTTAGAAGATGGGCAATTTTCCGGAAACCACGAAACTGACCGTGCGCAATTTTCATCAGTTTTGCCCCACAATAAATTGCCAGAGAGGGTGTTTGGTCAGTTAGACTGGTTACTGAGACACCGACCTAACGCAAGTAAGATAGCAAATGAGGCACATATTATGTACAACATGAATCGGACAGACAACTGGTTGCAACAAAAAGATGACGAAAAAGTCGAGGAACTAATTTCATGgtccaaaaaaaatttgaaaagtatGAAAGAAACTGAAAAACTAAGAATACAAGATCTCGATTCAAAATTGCGACAAATCAGCATCGATAAGGAAAACAGAACCAAAGCTTTGGCAGCAAAATCAAAGGAAAGAAAAGAGTCTTTGACGCAGGAAATTGTGAAACTTGGCTTTTGGGATAAAAAGGGTGTTGTAAATGCTAAGTTAAAGAAATTAAAGACACAAACAGCTAAACGTAATGCGTTAAAAACTCAAATCAATTTCAGGAACTATGTTTTGGAACAAAAAGCAGACATAAAATATTTCCGAGTCACCAAATACCAAAGACAAACTGTAACAATTAatcagttgaaaacaaacttaTTGACTCTGATTTCCATGACAACGAACAACTGTGAAAGTAgag AAAACAGAAGTGAGGAATAA